Proteins co-encoded in one Leishmania panamensis strain MHOM/PA/94/PSC-1 chromosome 22 sequence genomic window:
- a CDS encoding kinesin, putative (TriTrypDB/GeneDB-style sysID: LpmP.22.0860), whose protein sequence is MATEASSVLVAVRVRPFTPKEDTIFCTITVPDSATISVLDLPALIPCSTAGGPAAGGTSGNSNSGDSGASNASLTPGLTNGCGGVASGSRSGSFNPPGNIESLLHSYTFDRIFWSVPPTVLPLPPPSVLNALVGEDGAVDGFGSGGGRGIKVQSLAHPTKAQRSLLAQYSTIAKSLPCFTHAPACDDQQSVYNFIGPRMCEAVMSGFNACLFAYGQTGSGKSYSMIGPTEALFASTGVNPSSSGSSSHNPTPTQRDSLTAEQGIMPRLCSDLFRLMREEREKDEDVTYSAELSFFEIYCERVRDLLTTSQSVAAASSNNAHFGTSASASGSLRIRQHPSQGPYVEGLSRVKVRDAGGVLKHLLGGLRDRATAETNMNEHSSRSHAILQLHITKVMADTDEGTSSVVTRTRTCKLNMVDLAGSERVSQSGVSGDRFEEAKNINLSLSTLGRVIQQLSEKQAGKKVIPAYRDSVLTWLLSDSLGGNSKTILLATVAPSAYCYQQTLNTLRFAGVAKKIVNVATVNEDRHFQELIAGLRRHIVRLTLQLESGKAADVHLEKIDALRCEREALLAENDALKMKVVSAADTTVLKALRKRVKGLEAENAQLGAEAQALQERMLTSTGTLRDELAQQRAEIMQLYEKLTKREAEVTDWANRYRALVISTTTPSTTTAVAANGTDNAKAVVDTAEAKEAQLAQERLWEKLKQTKAQLQKATQNLSAAERTKQEAIDAEKMTSAQLDEYRVRYEESKRQLDLLRERMQSTMSLLETTQCELRALKSHSTTESEKTRAVEDALDATNMANDKNSAKLEQMRNGYLEEKQRNVQLLLRVAEVEQERSALRRTITQRAADMCELEQLLLEETETSERYYIRMRFHRYVHALQQEHTVQLLTLHDMASRRRNVDGIRWSTAGTTGALSSSYSTSRLGDGESGRCIPEAASQALYRDSASANVSTTSAAHEAATSAKLLLVQLVYECQLQESQVRAAVEQECAADIARLLSQKVRLGQITRAGLSEKLAEVEDAHRALREELQYYKQKVKAQEEAYAEEVAQHQSDSNALQVAEMEHMRLERKIGTLEDANAELEAGRNSLIAKVAQLQEQQSTWQARCTKAERIALEVQDLLLPDPSGTASSGPESRADEYGGNGEDQLPQRRSYSAMQLEAAMLTDKAREAQDAMEAKAALEWQCEEYRGELGALRAQVEQMKLQKQAAQQQLTRNDQAQQQAETRLSEANAQLIQEISTLTRDYESRIKQQQTMLKTLRQALDEETSMADVCRQSAQRAEAAREAQEEELIAAREMAEELRRQREDTSDKYVELQTELNQLRGHYHILERQLIELREREPELYVLLEKGLGEDTTSWLEKVRGEKLQLQKQWHEARQLNSELLEHVQGRNARLRDVQKRLTDVSIGGDELEEDEEVSVDSAVAATHARRRRR, encoded by the coding sequence ATGGCCACCGAGGCCTCGTCGGTGCTCGTcgccgtgcgcgtgcgccccTTCACCCCGAAAGAAGACACCATCTTCTGCACCATCACCGTCCCGGATAGCGCCACAATCTCGGTCCTCGATCTTCCAGCGCTCATCCCCTGCTCCACGGCGGGCGGGCCGGCGGCCGGCGGCACGTCTGGCAACTCGAATagcggcgacagtggtgcGTCAAATGCCTCCCTGACTCCCGGTCTGACGaacggctgcggcggtgtcgcgAGTGGGAGCAGAAGCGGGAGCTTTAACCCCCCTGGCAACATTGAGTCCCTGCTGCACTCGTATACCTTCGACAGGATCTTCTGGAGTGTGCCGCCGACGGtactgcccctccccccgccgtCTGTGCTCAACGCTCTGGTGGGGGAAGATGGCGCCGTCGATGGTtttggcagcggtggcgggcgAGGGATCAAAGTACAGAGCCTGGCGCACCCCACCAAGGCCCAGAGGAGCCTCCTCGCCCAGTACAGTACGATTGCCAAGAGTCTTCCGTGCTTCACACACGCCCCGGCGTGCGACGATCAGCAGAGTGTGTACAACTTTATTGGGCCGCGCATGTGCGAGGCCGTCATGTCCGGCTTCAATGCCTGTCTTTTCGCCTACGGACAGACAGGTAGCGGCAAGAGCTACAGCATGATTGGCCCAACAGAGGCCCTCTTTGCCAGTACAGGTGTCAATCcttccagcagcggcagttcCAGCCACAACCCTACACCCACGCAGCGTGACAGCCTCACAGCGGAGCAGGGCATCATGCCGCGTCTTTGCTCGGACCTGTTTCGCCTGATGCGCgaggagcgcgagaaggacgaggacgTCACCTACTCCGCGGAGCTGAGCTTTTTCGAGATCTACTGCGAGAGAGTGCGTGACCTACTCACCACCTCCCAGTCGGTCGCGGCGGCCAGTAGCAACAATGCCCACTTTGGTACATCCGCATCGGCAAGTGGATCGCTGCGCATTCGACAGCACCCCTCCCAAGGGCCGTACGTAGAGGGCCTCTCCCGCGTCAAAGTGCGcgatgccggcggcgtgctcaagcacctcctcggcggcCTACGCGACCGTGCGACGGCGGAGACAAACATGAACGAGCACAGCAGTCGCAGCCATGCCATTTTGCAGCTGCACATTACGAAGGTCATGGCCGACACAGACGAAGGCACCAGCAGCGTGGTCACACGCACGCGAACGTGCAAATTGAACATGGTCGATCTGGCTGGCAGCGAGCGCGTTTCACAGTCCGGCGTCTCGGGCGACCGCTTCGAAGAAGCCAAGAACATCaacctctccctctccactctTGGCCGCGTCATTCAGCAGCTGTCGGAGAAACAAGCAGGCAAGAAGGTCATACCTGCCTACCGTGACAGTGTGCTAACTTGGCTGCTTTCCGACAGCCTCGGTGGCAACAGCAAGACCATCCtgctcgccaccgtcgccccGAGCGCGTACTGCTACCAGCAGACCCTGAATACACTACGGTTTGCTGGGGTGGCGAAGAAGATCGTGAACGTCGCAACGGTGAACGAGGACCGGCACTTCCAGGAGCTCATCGCGGGACTTCGACGGCACATCGTGCGGCTGACGTTGCAACTGGAGAGCGGAAAGGCGGCGGACGTGCACTTAGAGAAAATCGATGCGTTGAGGTGCgagcgcgaggcgctgctggcggagaaTGATGCGCTGAAGATGAAGGTGGTCTCTGCCGCCGACACGACAGTGCTGAAGGCGCTCCGGAAGCGTGTCAAGGGCCTCGAGGCGGAGAACGCGCAGCTGGGGGCGGAGGCGCAAGCACTTCAGGAGCGCATGCTGACGAGCACTGGCACCTTGCGCGACgagcttgcgcagcagcgcgcagagATCATGCAGCTGTACGAGAAGCTGACGAAGCGGGAAGCAGAGGTGACAGACTGGGCAAACCGCTACCGGGCTCTCGTCATCTCCACCACAACACCGAGCACGACAACGGCGGTCGCCGCGAATGGCACTGACAACGCCAAGGCAGTGGTGGACACagcagaagcgaaagaggcgcagctcgcgcaggagcggctgtggGAGAAGCTCAAGCAGAcaaaggcgcagctgcagaaggcgaCGCAAAACCTCTCAGCAGCCGAGCGCACAAAGCAGGAGGCGATTGACGCAGAGAAGATGACCTCCGCGCAGCTGGATGAGTACCGGGTGCGCTACGAGGAGAGCAAGCGCCAACTAGATCTTCTGCGCGAACGCATGCAGAGCACGATGAGCCTCCTGGAGACGACTCAGTGTGAGCTCAGGGCTCTCAAGTCTCACAGCACGACCGAGTCCGAAAAGACGCGCGCCGTCGAGGACGCGCTGGACGCGACCAACATGGCCAACGACAAGAACTCAGCGAAGCTGGAGCAGATGCGCAACGGCTACCTAGAGGAGAAGCAACGCAAtgtccagctgctgctacggGTGGCTGAGGTAGAGCAGGAGCGgtcagcgctgcggcgcacCATCACCCAGCGAGCAGCTGACATGTgcgagctggagcagctgctgttggaGGAAACGGAGACGTCAGAGCGCTACTACATCCGCATGCGCTTTCATCGTTACGTACACGCGCTGCAACAAGAGCACACGGTCCAGTTACTGACCCTGCACGACATGGctagccgccgccgcaacgTAGACGGGATTCGCTGGTCGACCGCAGGAACCACCGGGGCCCTTTCCAGTTCCTACTCCACATCACGCCTTGGCGATGGCGAAAGCGGCCGATGCATACCTGAGGCAGCATCACAAGCGCTCTACCGCGATTCGGCCTCTGCAAACGTCTCCACAACCTCGGCCGCGCACGAGGCTGCCACCAgcgcgaagctgctgctcgtgcaaCTCGTGTACGAGTGCCAGCTCCAGGAATCACAAGTGCGCGCCGCAGTTGAGCAGGAGTGCGCTGCAGACATTGCCAGGCTTCTCTCACAAAAAGTACGTCTGGGCCAGATCACTAGAGCAGGGCTCTCTGAGAAGCTCGCGGAGGTCGAAGACGCTCACAGGGCTCTGcgtgaggagctgcagtACTACAAGCAAAAGGTCAAAGCGCAGGAGGAAGCGTacgcggaggaggtggcgcagcaccagagCGACAGCAATGCGCTGCAGGTCGCGGAGATGGAGCATATGCGACTGGAGCGGAAGATCGGCACACTAGAAGATGCGAATGCCGAGCTCGAGGCGGGCCGCAATTCGCTCATCGccaaggtggcgcagctgcaggagcagcaaagCACGTGGCAGGCTCGGTGTACCAAGGCTGAGCGCATTGCCTTGGAGGTGCAAGATCTTCTCTTACCCGACCCGTCCGGCACCGCTTCAAGCGGTCCTGAGAGCAGGGCTGACGAATATGGCGGCAATGGCGAGGaccagctgccgcagcgccgcagctaCTCAGCGATGCAGCTGGAGGCAGCAATGCTGACGGACAAGGCGCGAGAGGCCCAAGATGCAatggaggcgaaggcggcgctaGAGTGGCAGTGCGAGGAGTACCGCGGCGAGCTcggtgcgctgcgtgcccaGGTAGAACAAATgaagctgcagaagcaggcggcccagcagcagctgactcGAAACGACCAggctcagcagcaggctGAGACGCGCTTAAGTGAGGCGAATGCGCAGCTCATACAGGAGATCAGCACCCTCACCCGCGATTACGAGTCACGgatcaagcagcagcagacaatGCTGAAGACGTTGCGGCAAGCCTTGGATGAGGAGACGTCCATGGCAGACGTATGCCGGCAGTCGGCTCAGCGAGCCGAGGCAGCGCGGGAggcgcaagaagaagagctcATCGCCGCCCGAGAGATggcagaggagctgcgccggcagcgagAGGACACGTCAGACAAGTATGTTGAGTTGCAAACAGAGCTGAACCAGCTACGAGGGCACTACCACATTCTTGAGCGACAGCTTATTGAGCTGCGCGAACGGGAGCCAGAGCTTTacgtgctgctggagaaaGGCTTGGGCGAAGACACGACAAGCTGGCTGGAGAAGGTGCGAGGCGAGAAGTTacagctgcagaagcagtGGCACGAGGCACGACAGCTAAACTCGGAACTGCTGGAGCACGTGCAGGGTCGAAACGCGCGCCTGCGCGATGTTCAGAAGCGGCTGACTGATGTCTCCATCGGCGGAGATGAGCTggaagaagacgaagaggtcTCCGTCGACTCAGCAGTGGCCGCCACGCACGCtcgccgacggcgacgctga
- a CDS encoding hypothetical protein (TriTrypDB/GeneDB-style sysID: LpmP.22.0840) — MTSMTRISSSVISDNKSHENDFSLFNGETPAQLRQLGPLIHTTVSAFASALEYWSPFAPEWLLLLAPFMVGLVQVVWPTVSAGVSVWRSGVGRRYAFRVLVHEAPLNLYDDVNNLNELMVNAVLMYVCGTLWRQNPVPESQLRGLQMRAVLMDPYRCYKSNDYDSPFRCAYVESDADEGQKLKEETVARLRVAKVPLDAYLPVQVDGIELCYEEESFHRKGSRDPWTRHKLTLRCANSRDAGAKLDAFVQRALEVFAEGAPGKEEDDGARWFFAYGGESDDKVYFNQYVLRSNKGFDTLFFPQRDATLTLVDQFAQRRGRFAVEGFPQRLGFLVYGPPGTGRHAFVKALAAYTGRHVVSVPLSKLRTNQQLYDIFFVREFQSEEGGSVQKLRMEDVIFLFDDVDAANPVVCARDGSRVVQRRAAARLTARAGLRDAPLTTCVIEMDTSSSRPVVRTEDSALPLALLMEIMGGGASKDGGGGSKSEGGSRRRTEKRAAVTAGDAGAGVVGGNLFEINGMLFGENKDRLDLAGLLNVLDGVLDAPGRMVVMITEHPEWLDPALVRPGRFSVRLRLDYMEMEALVQMLGLYYGDVEHSPRGIGAGAGAVGADAGSGVGAARAAQCPAVGAAGRAVHRELSEAQVARVRGAVAALEEEAEAAAAREVDTDGSGERKYCFQVTPCEVEMLCMGQDDLEGFLTQLAGVVRGTGQL; from the coding sequence ATGACGTCCATGACGagaatcagcagcagcgtgataAGCGACAACAAGAGCCATGAGAATGACTTTAGCCTGTTCAATGGTGAGACACCTGCGCAACTGCGGCAGCTGGGGCCGCTGATCCACACAACCGTGTCGGCCTTTGCGTCAGCACTGGAGTACTGGTCCCCATTCGCGCCggagtggctgctgctgctggctccATTTATGGTAGGCCTCGTGCAAGTGGTGTGGCCAACGGTGTCGGCCGGGGTGTCGGTATGGCGCAGTGGCGTTGGAAGGCGCTATGCATTCCGCGTTCTAGTGCATGAAGCACCTCTGAATCTGTATGATGACGTGAACAACTTGAATGAGCTGATGGTCAATGCGGTTCTAATGTACGTCTGCGGAACGCTGTGGCGCCAGAATCCTGTACCAgagtcgcagctgcgcggctTGCAGATGCGCGCAGTGCTCATGGACCCGTATCGCTGCTACAAGTCTAACGACTATGACTCACCCTTCCGATGTGCCTACGTGGAAAGCGACGCGGACGAAGGGCAGAAGCTGAAGGAAGAGACAGTAGCGCGGTTGCGAGTGGCAAAGGTGCCACTGGATGCGTACCTGCCCGTGCAGGTGGACGGAATCGAGCTCTGCTATGAGGAGGAGTCTTTTCACAGAAAAGGCTCCCGAGATCCATGGACACGGCACAAGCTGACGTTGCGGTGTGCGAACTCGAGGGATGCCGGCGCTAAGCTGGACGCATTCGTGCAGCGAGCGCTAGAGGTGTTCGCGGAGGGCGCGCcgggcaaagaggaggacgacgggGCGCGGTGGTTCTTCGCGTACGGCGGCGAGTCAGACGACAAGGTGTATTTCAACCAGtacgtgctgcgcagcaacAAAGGCTTCGACACGCTCTTCTTCCCGCAGCGCGACGCGACGCTGACGCTGGTCGACCAGtttgcgcagcggcgcgggcGGTTTGCCGTGGAGGGGTTCCCACAGAGACTGGGCTTCCTTGTGTACGGGCCGCCGGGGACGGGGCGGCACGCGTTCGTGAAGGCGCTCGCGGCGTACACGGGGCGGCACGTTGTGTCGGTGCCACTGTCGAAGCTGCGGACGAACCAGCAGCTGTACGACATCTTCTTTGTGCGCGAGTTCCAgtcggaggaggggggcagcgtgcagaagctgcgcaTGGAAGACGTGATCTTCCTGTTCGACGACGTGGACGCGGCGAACCCcgttgtgtgcgcgcgtgatGGGAGccgcgtggtgcagcgccgtgctgctgctcggctgACTGCGCGTGCGGGGTTGCGCGATGCGCCGCTAACGACGTGCGTGATCGAGATGGacacgtcgtcgtcgcggccGGTGGTGCGCACGGAGGacagcgcgctgccgcttgcgctgctgatggaAATTATGGGTGGCGGCGCATCGAAggatggtggcggcggtagcaAGAGCGAGGGCGGGTCGCGGCGGAGGACGGAGAAGCGGgctgcggtgacggcggGTGACGCCGGTGCGGGGGTGGTTGGCGGGAACCTGTTCGAGATAAATGGCATGCTCTTTGGGGAGAACAAGGACAGGCTGGACCTTGCGGGGCTGCTGAACGTGCTGGACGGCGTGTTGGACGCGCCTGGGCGGATGGTGGTGATGATCACGGAGCACCCGGAGTGGCTGGACCCTGCGCTGGTCCGGCCGGGGCGCTTCAGTGTGCGCCTGCGGTTGGACTACATGGAGATGGAGGCGCTTGTGCAGATGCTGGGGCTGTACTACGGCGACGTGGAGCACTCGCCGCGCGGCATCGGTGCTGGTGCCGGTGCCGTGGGGGCGGACGCGGGTAGCGGTGTGGGGGCGGCTCGCGCGGCGCAGTGCCCTGCGGTGGGTGCTGCCGGGCGTGCGGTGCACCGCGAGCTGagcgaggcgcaggtggcgcgcgtacgcggcgctgttgctgcgctagaggaggaggcggaggctgctgctgcgcgcgagGTGGACACGGATGGCAGTGGCGAGCGCAAGTACTGCTTCCAGGTGACACCGTGCGAGGTGGAGATGCTGTGCATGGGGCAGGACGACCTAGAGGGCTTCCTGACGCAGCTGGCCGGTGTGGTACGTGGGACGGGGCAGCTGTGA
- a CDS encoding protein kinase, putative (TriTrypDB/GeneDB-style sysID: LpmP.22.0850): MQSSTFLPEQRHLSSKSGPQNHHYVNPLVSSFPTVVGPKLPCKYRVRRAIGRGAFSTVWLLIDNKTGQTVVGKLSDASHSSSASKAFATAEVENMRCCSHPNIISLIENFEAGEKSLYILEYANAGDLQTQVDTRAQPPPGTNDGSPIPYREDEVLVIFAQLGLAIRYLHDHRIMHRDLKTSNVLLTRSGLIKLGDFGFSRQYQESVSGEVGNTFCGTPYYLAPEMWQRQPYSYKADIWSLGVIMYELLALRKPFQATNLSELMEMVTRQGSFDPLPEELYSSDMISLVKQMLKVNPSERPSINEILALPLFQQRGLRILTINVRRIKNLDTEVRARLVEDVGAVLGDNDISDAAPSS; this comes from the coding sequence aTGCAATCCTCGACGTTTCTgccagagcagcggcacttAAGTAGCAAGAGTGGCCCCCAGAACCACCACTACGTCAACCCTCTCGTCTCCAGCTTCCCGACCGTGGTGGGACCTAAACTGCCATGCAAGTACCGCGTCCGCCGTGCAATAGGCCGCGGCGCCTTCTCGACTGTTTGGCTGCTAATCGACAATAAAACTGGCCAAACGGTTGTTGGCAAGCTATCCGACGCCTCGCACTCCTCTAGCGCCAGCAAGGCGTTTGCcacggcagaggtggagaacatgcggtgctgcagccaccCAAACATCATCTCCCTCATTGAAAACTTCGAGGCAGGCGAGAAGTCTCTGTATATTTTAGAGTATGCAAACGCGGGTGACCTGCAGACTCAGGTGGACACTCGCGCGCAGCCACCCCCCGGTACGAACGACGGCAGCCCGATTCCATACCGTGAAGACGAGGTGCTCGTTATATTCGCCCAGCTGGGTCTCGCCATCCGCTACCTGCATGACCACCGCATCATGCACCGCGACCTCAAGACTTCCAATGTGCTGCTCACGCGCAGCGGGCTTATCAAGCTCGGCGACTTCGGCTTTTCGCGTCAGTACCAAGAGAGCGTCTCTGGCGAAGTCGGGAATACGTTCTGCGGCACGCCCTACTACTTGGCCCCTGAGATGTGGCAGAGACAGCCATACAGCTACAAGGCCGATATTTGGTCCCTTGGAGTCATCATGTACGAGCTGCTCGCCTTGAGGAAGCCATTTCAGGCAACGAACCTGTCAGAGCTCATGGAGATGGTGACACGGCAGGGCAGCTTTGACCCGCTGCCGGAGGAGCTGTACTCGTCGGATATGATCTCGCTGGTGAAGCAGATGCTCAAGGTGAACCCGAGTGAACGCCCGAGCATCAACGAAATACTTGCCTTGCCGCTCTTTCAGCAGAGGGGGCTGCGGATACTCACGATAAATGTGCGTCGCATCAAGAACCTCGACACGGAGGTGCGGGCGCGACTTGTAGAAGACGTGGGGGCGGTGCTTGGTGACAACGACATTTCCGAtgcagcaccgtcgtcgtga